The following are encoded together in the Rubidibacter lacunae KORDI 51-2 genome:
- the sufB gene encoding Fe-S cluster assembly protein SufB, with the protein MTATTARTLVDRPYKYGFVTDIESDRLPPGLDEEVVRAISAKKEEPDFLLEFRLKAFRKWQKMTEPKWFHATYPPIDYQAISYYSAPKTQGKTLASLDEVDPALLETFEKLGIPLSEQKRLSNVAVDAVFDSVSIATTFKEKLAKEGVVFCSIAEAVREHPELIERYLGSVVPAGDNYFAALNSAVFSDGSFVYIPKGVTSPMELSTYFRINSGDTGQFERTLIVADDDSYVSYLEGCTAPMYDTNQLHAAVVELVALDRAEIKYSTVQNWYAGDAEGKGGIYNFVTKRGKCQGVRSKISWTQVETGSAITLKYPSCVLVGDDSAGEFYSIALTNNLQQADTGTKMVHVGKNTKSTIISKGISAGHSTNSYRGLVKMGPKAVGARNYSQCDSMLIGDNAEANTFPYIQSDTDRAKVEHEATTAKIGEDQLFYFAQRGISEEAAVSMLVSGFCRDVFNQLPMEFAAEADKLLSLKLENSVG; encoded by the coding sequence ATGACTGCAACTACTGCGAGAACTCTGGTCGATCGCCCCTACAAATACGGCTTCGTGACCGACATTGAATCGGACCGACTCCCTCCGGGTCTTGACGAGGAGGTCGTCCGCGCGATTTCGGCTAAGAAAGAGGAGCCGGACTTTCTACTAGAGTTTCGTCTGAAAGCGTTTCGGAAGTGGCAGAAGATGACGGAGCCCAAGTGGTTCCACGCGACCTACCCGCCCATCGACTACCAAGCAATTAGCTACTACTCCGCACCCAAGACGCAAGGCAAGACGTTAGCAAGCCTGGACGAAGTCGACCCGGCTCTGCTCGAAACCTTTGAAAAGCTCGGGATACCGCTGTCGGAACAGAAGCGGCTGAGTAACGTTGCCGTGGATGCTGTTTTCGACAGCGTTTCAATCGCCACAACGTTCAAGGAGAAGCTTGCGAAGGAAGGGGTCGTTTTTTGCTCGATCGCCGAAGCCGTCCGCGAGCATCCCGAACTCATCGAGCGTTACCTGGGTAGCGTCGTCCCCGCTGGCGACAACTACTTTGCTGCCCTAAATTCCGCCGTATTCAGCGATGGTTCGTTTGTTTACATTCCTAAAGGCGTTACCAGCCCGATGGAACTATCGACGTACTTCCGCATCAACAGCGGCGATACCGGTCAGTTCGAGCGCACGTTGATCGTTGCAGATGACGACAGCTACGTCAGCTACCTCGAAGGCTGTACTGCGCCGATGTACGACACCAATCAGCTTCACGCTGCAGTTGTCGAACTGGTCGCGCTCGATCGTGCTGAAATTAAGTACTCGACCGTTCAGAATTGGTATGCGGGCGATGCCGAGGGCAAAGGCGGGATCTATAACTTCGTGACCAAGCGCGGCAAGTGCCAAGGCGTACGGTCGAAGATTTCTTGGACGCAGGTCGAAACGGGGTCGGCCATTACGCTCAAATACCCGAGCTGCGTCCTCGTTGGCGACGATTCCGCCGGCGAATTTTATTCGATCGCCTTGACAAACAACCTACAGCAAGCCGACACCGGTACGAAGATGGTGCACGTCGGTAAGAACACCAAAAGCACCATCATTTCCAAGGGAATTTCTGCCGGGCACTCGACCAACAGCTATCGCGGCTTGGTGAAGATGGGACCCAAGGCCGTCGGGGCGCGCAACTACTCACAGTGTGATTCGATGCTGATCGGCGATAATGCCGAGGCCAATACGTTCCCTTACATCCAATCCGATACCGATCGCGCCAAAGTAGAGCACGAGGCAACGACGGCGAAAATTGGCGAGGACCAGCTTTTCTACTTCGCCCAGCGCGGCATTTCTGAGGAGGCTGCGGTGTCGATGCTCGTGAGCGGATTTTGTCGAGACGTGTTCAATCAG